A segment of the Rhodothermales bacterium genome:
AAGCCGGTGAACACAACGCCGAGAATCCAGCCGAATACTCCGCGTGCCGTCAATTGCCCGAACACAATACCGTCGTTCTGTATGCCTGCGGGGCGTCGCGCATATCTGCTGAAGAAGATCAGCGATCCGCCGAGTAGCGTGCCGATAGAAAACCAGAACATCATCTTTGGCAAGACAGAACCTGCGCCGAATGCCGCGACGAGAAAAAGCACGGCTGCCAGACCGATGAGGCTCAGACCGACGCGATCCGTTATGCTAAGGCCGGTTGTCGGTGCGGTTAGCTGAAATGACAGATCAGCGTTCACTTGACTTAAACTAAAAGTTTAATTGATTGTATTACGTGTCTGTTCTGCAGTATTTTATCCGGAATAATTTATAGCAGCAGCCGCCGAAGCCAGACGCCATTCCGCGCACTCGGGGTCGAAGTCGGCTAGCGACAGTTGCGGCAGTACACGATCAACAACGGCTCCCTCCAGAAGCCACTTCTCACAGACTTCGTGGCGTAGTCGCACTCCGAACGCGTTGAATCCCACGACCCGCCGCGATTCGCTGTCGAAGTTGATCCGCACCAGTCGGCGACCGGATCGGTTGTGCCACAAGAGCGTTTCCTGGGTATCCGGCAGATCGCTTCGAATGTCTCCGTACGTCTGATACTCGAGTGTAAAGAACTTGGCGGAGTTAAAGAACGCTCCCCTCTCGTAGCGCGTCGGAGATCCACAAATCGTACGCGCCACCGTCTTCCCGTGCTTTCGGGCGGTGTACCAGAGCTGCTCGATCGGGCGATGAGCCACCGTCGGATCAATAAATTGCGCGCAGTCCCCGATGGCGTATACATCGTCTGCGCTCGTCTGGAATCGGTCGTTCACGAGGACGCCCCGATCCAGCTCGATTGCCGATCCCTTCAAGAACCCGACGTTCGGTCGTACACCTGACGTAAGACCTACAAAACCGCACTCGATTCTCTCGCCGTGATTCGTCATCACCCCGTTGACGTGCCCGGCATCATTGCCGGTGATCTCCGCGAGTTCGGTGGACAGCCGGAGATCAATCTGATGGGCCCGGATCTCAGCATCGACGATCGCCGACTCCTCCGCGGGAAGGAGGTAGTCCATGTAGCTTCGCTCTCGAACGAGGAACGTGACGGGGATGTGTCGGGAGTGCAACATCTCAGCCATCTCAATGCCAATCAGGCCGCCACCAACGACCACGGCACGTGAGATGTCAACCGTCTGCCGTTCCATCTCCTCAAGATCCTCGAGGCTGTACAAACCCTGCACACCGCGTAGATCCTGACCCGGCCATCCAAACTTGTTCGATTGCGAGCCGGAGGCAATGATCAGAACATCGTAGGAAACAGGCTTCCCACTTCCCATCTCAAGTCGTCTTGCATCCGTATCGACCGCGACAACACGATCCCGAATCAGGTCAATTCGATTCTTTGTCCAGAACCAATCCTCGTACGGCTTCGTGTCCTGGTAGGTCATGTGCCCCATGTAGATGTACATCAGGGCGGTGCGGGAGAAGAAATGGTCCGACTCGGACGAGATCACCGTGATTCTGTCGTAGGAATTCTTTCGGATAAAGCGTGCGGCCGTTATTCCGGCGACGCCGTTGCCGATGATGACGATGTTCCGCTCCATATCCTGTTGCCTCATTCCCGCCTTTGGGTGTCCCGGCTGGCAAGGTCGTTACCATCGGAGACGACAATCAAGGTAGTTGCCGCCGATGGTAATTTGAATTGTGCAGAACGACGGCTAGTTTCGAGCCGTCCCGCACGCCACAGGTGAACCCACCAGCATGATATACGGAGTAACCGGGAACACGGACAAGGACGATCTCTGGCAACCCGTTGCGGACCTGGTCCGGTGGTTCAAAGAGCGGAGCATCACGTGTCGCCTGGCGACCCCGGTCGCCGAAGGGCTGGCCGCTCGCAATCTCATGTCGGCTCACGACGCGAACACGCTCGCGACCAGGGACGTTGCTGAGGCCACGGACATCCTTCTCTCGTTTGGTGGGGACGGCACGTTCCTCAATACCGCTCATATCGTCGGCGGCAGGGCACTCCCCATCCTAGGGATCAACATCGGCCGACTGGGATTTCTGGCAGACATCGAGGTCGAGCAGGTACGCCAGGCGATCGAGCAAATTGAGGCCGGGCGGTATACGATCGAGGAGCGGATGGCGCTTGACGTAGCGATTTCGTCCGACGGCACGACAGCGTCCGAGTGGGCGCTGAACGAGGTCGTTGTGCAGCGGAGCGGCACGGCCGGACTCATCTTGATCGAAGTGAGCGTCGACGGCGCCACGTTGAACACCTACTGGGCGGATGGCCTGATCGTTTCAACGCCGACGGGATCCACTGCTTATTCCCTCTCGGCCGGCGGACCAATCATGGAGCCAGGCTGCGGCTCCGTGCTCCTCACTCCCATCGCGGCGCACTCGCTGACTATCCGGCCCATCGTACTGCCAGACACCGCGGTACTGAAGGTGCAGGTGCGTGTACCGGAGCTGGCTCACGTGGTATCGGTTGACGGCCACAGCCTGGTCGTCGATCGTGGGGAGACGAGCCTGACCATTCGGCGCGCGGCGCACACCGTACATCTTGTTAAAACCGAGGGCAGCAGCTACTACGAGACGCTCCGCAACAAGCTGATGTGGGGCGTTCGCAAGGTGGACTGATGGCGGATCCGCCGGCTCGTGAAGAGTTGGCGCGGAGTGACAGGTGGAAACTGACCCGGTTGACAGGCGTTTTCAGGCGCCAGTATCTTTAAAGATGCCAGAGGTCAGGTAGCTCAGTTGGTAGAGCAACGGACTGAAAATCCGTGTGTCGGCGGTTCAATTCCGCCCCTGACCACATGACGATAGAACAAGCCGGCGACTCGCCATGAGTTGTCGGCTTTTGTTATTTCACGGGCGGCCACAGGGCCGAGATTTCGGTGCCGAAGTGGTCCGATAGAACTCGAAACATTTCCGATGAGTAGCAGCGTCGAATTAACTCACCGATCCCTCAACAAGAGCACGTTGCTCACCGGCCTCTCGCCAGTTCGGTCGGAGGGGCTGTTGACGATTTCGCCTTCGACCACCATCGTCGTCGAGCCACCGCCGTCGAAGTTGAGGGCGAAGTCACATCCCCACTTCCGAAACAGTTGGGCCAGTCTGATCAAATCCATTCCGGCGGCAGAGTCGCTTCGGCCGTCCACCACCACCATATACAACCAGTTCAGGTCTTCATCATACCCGACCGCGGTTCTCGGGTGGAGATCCGTCACAAAATTCGCGCGAATCCCCTCCTCCGCTGCAAAGCGAACAGGATCGACTACTACGGAGTCGCCCGATCTGTCAATCAGCCTGGGCAACGCACCGAGCACGCCGTCGACCGGCGTCTGAAGATTCTTGAGCCGCGCCAACAACAGGAAGTCCCCCGATGTATCGCGTCCGACAACGTTTGCAGTCGAGTCAGGAAAGACCACGACAACTTCACCGCGAGCAACACTGAATGCACTGGCTCCCGAACCGTTGTAGGTCAGCCGAAGCGGATCATTCGGAATCCACGTGTGGTCGATCGACTGAAACGAGGAGTATGCCCACCCCGCCGAAACACGTACGCTGTCAGGATACCGGTCCGTAAATACTCTTGACCTGCTGTCACTTTCCGACAGATTGACGGCTTCTATCTCAATGACACTCTGATCCGGAAGCGTCAAGCTCAGACTATACTCGGGAAGACCGAGAGCTACGTCGTTCGCTTCGTTGAATGCAAAGATCGACCGTGTCATCCCGGTCCTGTCGTCGGTCCCGTACCACGGCCCGCGCCAGAGGTGGCCGTCGTCAACGAACATCCCGACAGGCGTTCCATCTCGGTGCCAGAAGTCCGCGTTGATCGCCACGAGCGGTTTCTCGCCGCCCGCGCTCAGCCGCTCGAAGATCTCGGAGGTTCTCTCAAACCCAAACAGACTGTCGTTGGATGTCTCGGCATCAAGCTTCAGGCGCGGCTGATTGAGATCGGCGACCACGACGTGCAGCCGCTGCTTGTCCGTATCGCTGTACATCTTGATATAGACGAGCCCGTCAGCGATCTCTCTTTTGACAACGTCGTAGGACTCGTCGGGGGCGAGCGCCAGGTCGCCGACCGTAGGCGGTAACTCGCACGCGGACGTCAGTGCGACAACAGCTACAAGAGCGATTTGGATGGGATGAATCCGATGAGTCATCAATACGACGTGCTGTACGGTTGGCTACTTTCCTGTAAGTCGAGTGCGCTTCTGTCTTGAAACCAGCCCAAAGCGGGTAGTTTCCCGTCGCCTGTCATGCCAGTCTCGATCTCGCCGATCTGCGCGCAGGGCGTCCATTCAAACCTTCCGCACAGCTTCCAGTTACGTTTCACACCGATCTGTCAGTGAAAACGCGTGGATGTCGGCTCGCATCGCACATGAGGGCTATGTCCTCACCGAATCCTCAAGGATCGTTGTTGCGTGCGGAACGTTCAAATTTCTATCTTAACAAGCTACGAATGGACTTTGTAGCAACTGCCCTGGTCCGGTAGTTCAGTTGGCTAGAACGCCGCCCTGTCACGGCGGAGGTCGCGGGTTCGAGTCCCGTCCGGACCGCTTACCCAAGCCGTACATCACTCTTGCACAGTGGTTTACGGCTTTCGTGTTAGGGGCAACGGTCACAGCCCGGACACTTTTGAGCAAACCGAATCCCCGGGCCTCCGGACGCTGCGCGTTCTCGGTCCGCCGGACCGTAGTCGACAGGGGGTCGCCGGCACGTGTCCCCCTCCTTCGCGCCGATCACGGATACCCCGATTGTCGAAGGTCTCTCAGAACACCGTTCGTAACGTCGGTGCACTCGGAATGATTATCGCCGGTCGTCGCACCAGATCCGCTCACACAAAGTGATGGAGAGCTGCCAAAGCGGGTTCAGTCCCCTGCTACAGAGCTCGCGAATGCCTGCCAGTCCTGCGCCGTCTGCATCGATGGCAGCCAGCTGGCCTGCAGCCGGTCCGCATCGTATCCGGCGTAGTCCGCGATCTCGAAGCTCGACCGGTTGCCCAGCCACCCTGTCGCCTCGTCGATGGCGCGCAGCACGACGGGCTCTCCGGGCGGGGGCGTCTCCGGGAGACGGGCCTCCAGTACGGCATCCATCCAGTTGAAGAGCAGGGTCTGATCGTCTACCGGGATATGCCCTGTGCCCTGCTCGATGACCAGCGACCACAGCGCACCCTGGGGTCTGTTCTCCTCAAACACGTCAGTGATATTAAGAGCCCTGTTGGGCGCGTCTTCACCGCCGATGAAGAGATAGCCCGGGACGCGCCGGGCCAGTCCCGCATCTCCCAAGTCGTGGCAGCTTCCCTTCGCGGTCATGAAGCCAATCACGCGATCGGGGTGGTCGAGGGTGAACTCGTAGGCGAGACAACCGCCGAAGGAGAAGCCCATCGCCAGCACCGGTGCCTTCGCCAACTCCGGGTGCCCGCTCTCCTCGGCGAAATGCTCCAGAGCTCTCACAAGGAACACAGTGCTTCTCGTCACTTCAGCGCCCATTAGCGCCAGCCCGTAGGTCTCGGCGAGCTGCAACGATCGCTGCCGCTCTGCTGCTACGAACTCGTTCAAGCCAGGAGCCGCATTCGTCCTCGGGATGCCACTCGCGAACCCCCGAGTGTCCTGAGTGCTTGGCTCTCCAAGGAAAATGACGCCCCGGTACGTTGAGCCGCCAGCGGGGAGGTAGAGTTCGTAGAAATCTCCAGCTTCGTCAAACTCATACAATGTAATGCGCAACAGTGAGACGTCGTGGCTGTTGTCGCCAGCCGAAACGTTGATCTGTCTCGTGTAATCGTCGAAACCCGTCTCACTGACCCGAAGCGCGTTGGCCCCCAATGGCACGTCTCGAAACTCGAAACGACCCGCCTGGTCCGTCGTCTTCGTCTGAGCGCTGTTCAACTCCACCGTGATATCCGATAGCGGGCTGTTGGTGTCCTGATCTCGCACCACGCCGGAGAGGGTGACCGGGAGGTCATCTGCAGGGGGATCATCTGCGACGCTGCTATCACAGCCAATCCAGCT
Coding sequences within it:
- a CDS encoding FAD-dependent oxidoreductase: MRQQDMERNIVIIGNGVAGITAARFIRKNSYDRITVISSESDHFFSRTALMYIYMGHMTYQDTKPYEDWFWTKNRIDLIRDRVVAVDTDARRLEMGSGKPVSYDVLIIASGSQSNKFGWPGQDLRGVQGLYSLEDLEEMERQTVDISRAVVVGGGLIGIEMAEMLHSRHIPVTFLVRERSYMDYLLPAEESAIVDAEIRAHQIDLRLSTELAEITGNDAGHVNGVMTNHGERIECGFVGLTSGVRPNVGFLKGSAIELDRGVLVNDRFQTSADDVYAIGDCAQFIDPTVAHRPIEQLWYTARKHGKTVARTICGSPTRYERGAFFNSAKFFTLEYQTYGDIRSDLPDTQETLLWHNRSGRRLVRINFDSESRRVVGFNAFGVRLRHEVCEKWLLEGAVVDRVLPQLSLADFDPECAEWRLASAAAAINYSG
- a CDS encoding ATP-NAD kinase; translated protein: MIYGVTGNTDKDDLWQPVADLVRWFKERSITCRLATPVAEGLAARNLMSAHDANTLATRDVAEATDILLSFGGDGTFLNTAHIVGGRALPILGINIGRLGFLADIEVEQVRQAIEQIEAGRYTIEERMALDVAISSDGTTASEWALNEVVVQRSGTAGLILIEVSVDGATLNTYWADGLIVSTPTGSTAYSLSAGGPIMEPGCGSVLLTPIAAHSLTIRPIVLPDTAVLKVQVRVPELAHVVSVDGHSLVVDRGETSLTIRRAAHTVHLVKTEGSSYYETLRNKLMWGVRKVD
- a CDS encoding phosphodiester glycosidase family protein, with translation MTHRIHPIQIALVAVVALTSACELPPTVGDLALAPDESYDVVKREIADGLVYIKMYSDTDKQRLHVVVADLNQPRLKLDAETSNDSLFGFERTSEIFERLSAGGEKPLVAINADFWHRDGTPVGMFVDDGHLWRGPWYGTDDRTGMTRSIFAFNEANDVALGLPEYSLSLTLPDQSVIEIEAVNLSESDSRSRVFTDRYPDSVRVSAGWAYSSFQSIDHTWIPNDPLRLTYNGSGASAFSVARGEVVVVFPDSTANVVGRDTSGDFLLLARLKNLQTPVDGVLGALPRLIDRSGDSVVVDPVRFAAEEGIRANFVTDLHPRTAVGYDEDLNWLYMVVVDGRSDSAAGMDLIRLAQLFRKWGCDFALNFDGGGSTTMVVEGEIVNSPSDRTGERPVSNVLLLRDR